The region TGATGCTGGAGAACGTTGAGATTGAGGCTGATAAAAAGGCGCTAGGAGCTCCGTTCGGGAAGGACGGCTGCGTGTTGGCAATCCAAGGCTTGGCCTGATTCGGGATCGGGAGTCTTCAACCCCAAGCGTCTGATATGTCGTCAGAGTGCAGCCGCCCATGCTTCTTGGCCGGAAGCATTAAAAACAAGCCTTTTCGTAGCTGCGTTCTCTCCGCCAACCAAGCTTGTCTCCTAACTAAAGTTCTCACCGTTATTCAACCCTCATATACTTCATGAACTAGTCAGCCATGAGTGTTTGTGTCTTTCAGCCTTCCGGATGCCCAGTACAATTCCGAGGAGGCAGCGGATAGAGCCGCCATATCAGATCCACTGGAGATGGCCTGAGCGGGGCACATCTGGAGGTTGCAACAAGTGATGGATTCCTGGCCGGTTTTTCTCTACAAAACTCGGATGCaatccccaaaccccaaactACCACAGCCATCTCGCTCAATAGAGACTCGGTTGGAAGTGCGCACTCGGTGGCTCTAACTGGCTCTGTGTAGCACACATCCATCTTGAGATATCAGATCGGAGGCGGGGCGGACCTGCAGGACACTTATCCAGCCGTTTGGATCTGATCTGTCCCGGGACTCCCGTACCCTCCAACCCATTGTTAACGTGCCTCTCGTGTTTTCTCCCACCCGTCATTGAGACCCGGGAACCCCCATCGCCCCGCAGTCGCGTGGGTTACGCCTGCCAGACTGGTAAAGGCCCTCGAATCACCTGGATCTCTATCCCAGAGAGGCAGGGCAAAGACAGGCATATGTCGTCGTCAGGTGGCAGGCAAGGTCCATTGgccccagcaccagcaaacAAACTAGACGCGCCAGATTTACAATCCATCCCACTCCAACCTCTAGTGCCAGGTTCCGCTGCTGAGAGAGAAGGCAAAGGCCCCACGCCGTCGCCGGCCTCTCAGTTTTCCATCCACAGCCCCTCCATCCACAACCACGCCAGGGAATCAGATCAAAGCCAGGTCACTCTCCTCCCTGCAGATTCCCATGGCAGCAGATCCAGATTTACGACGAATACGCCTACCGCTGCTGACGAgagcgacagcgacagcgacagcgacacCTACAGCGAGCCTGTCTCAGCATCTGGTTTTGGATACGACGATTTTGACGAAAACGAATTTCACGAACTTGAAAACTTCAGCCAACAACCGGCACCCATGACGCAGGACATGCCCCCGCTCCGCTCGACGGCGGGCTTTCAGAGCCCCTCGTACGGCTCCGTTACACCAAGAGGATCCAATGAGTCTATACCCGATCCTGAAGTCGAGGGCAGCGCTGCGCACCAAAGACAAGAGTCTTCTGGATATGGTAGCAGACGATCGACACGCGATTTTGAGTCGCGGCGACGGCGCACCAGCTCCCAAGCTAGGTCGCTGTCGGTGACTATGAGAAAGTCGTCGCGCCAGTCGCTGGGAAGCTCGACTACTGTTGGAGGACTGGAAGGCCGATTTGGAACCACCGAGACGTCGCTGTTGAACGATTTGACGGAGAATCATACGGCAACGGCGGATGAGATGGACGATGACGATTCGAGATCCTATATCTTCGAGTCGGAGATTGACGAGGGTGATGAGAACGACCCCCCAGACAACTCTCCCTATGCCCAAGTCAGGGCTTCCGTTGCGCCGACCGACAACACAAGTCTTTCCATCAACACACCACGTATGTGGGCTTTGTCCAtacttttttcctttctcggATCTTCTACCAACTTGTTTTTCTCCTTGAGATACCCCAGTGTTGCCATCACACCCGTCATCGCATTGCTACTTGTACATCCCCTCGGTCTCTTGTGGGACTATCTTCTAAAACGGTCTGACGATCCACCGGATGAGTACGTCGATGGCTTTCGAAGCGAGAATGCCTCCATATATTCATCCGAGTATCCGTCACCACACATCATTCCATGGGAGCGAAGAGGCGTATTGGACAAGATTCGGCTTTGGCTTTCTCAGGGTCGTTGGAACGAAAAGGAGCACAGCTGCGTCTATGTCAGCAGCAACGTATCGTTTGGATTTGCTTTTGCAACAGACGTCATCGTTGAGCAAACGCAGTTCTACAAGCAGGAGGCCAGCATCACCTATcaaatcctcctcaccttTTCAACCCAAATTTTGGGCTACACGTTTGCCGGGCTCACACGGCGATTTTTGGTCCGACCAAGCGGCATGATTTGGCCTGGGACGCTTATGTCGGCAGCCATGTTTACGACGCTCCATAAGGAGGAGAATAAGGAGGCCAATGGCTGGCGGATTAGCAGATGGAAGTTCTTTTATGCCGTCTGGTTTGGTGCCTTTGTCTTCTATTTCCTTCCTGGGCTTCTGATGCCAGCTCTAAGCTACTTCAACGTCATCACGTGGTTTGCCCCCAAGAATGTGGTGGTTGCCAACCTGTTTGGCGTCGTGTCAGGTCTGGGACTGTTTCCCATGACATTTGATTGGGCTCAGATTGCCTACATCGGGTCACCTCTGCTTACCCCGTTCTGGGCAGCCATGAATGTGGTCGGCGGCTTGGTGATTGTGATGTGGATCATCGCACCAATTGCGTACTACAGCAACTGGCTGTATTCTTCATACATGCCAATTCTATCAGCAGCCGTGTTTGACAACACTGGTAGCGTTTACGACGTTGGCAGAGTTCTTACCAAAGACTTTCTGTTCGACAGGGAGGCTTATTCAAATTATAGTAGGGTGTTTCTGCCCATCACCTATGTGCTTAGCTACGGCGTTCAGTTTGCCGGGCTTGCAGCCCTCATCACGCACACGGTCTGCTGGCATGGGAAGGATATCTGGAGACAATGGAAGCGGTCAGTTGAGGAGGCTTCGGCGGAAACCAAAGGCACCTACGAGCCTGTGGCCGGTGTGCACGAGGACCGACCCCGGAGGGGATCCGGCCGTGGTCGGGTACCAGCAACGGAACCAGCCAGGTCGTCTCTAAGTATCGACAACCTCATGACTCGAGAGGATGTTCACAACCGCCTGATGAAGAGATACAAAGATGCCCCCATGCTTTGGTACTTGATAACGTTTGTGTCGATGACCGCCGTGGGTATCTTTATTGTTGAATAGCAAGTTGCTCTACCCTATACTCCTCACGCCACATCATATCTAACCGATTGCAGCTACCCTATCCACCTTCCCTGGTacggcctcctccttgccctgGGCATTTGCAGcgtcctcttcatccccaTTGGGATCATCATGGCTGTCACCAACCAGCACAGCAGTATTTATCTGATCTGCCAGCTCGTCGCCGGCGCACTCTTTCCCGGTCGTCCGGTAGCCAACATGGTTTTTGTAACCTACGGTTACATCTCCTCGGCCCAGGGCATCAAGTTTGCTGCTGATCTCAAGCTTGGCCACTACATGAAAATCCCACCCCGGATATTGTTCGCTGTCCAGATGGTTGCCACTATTGTGTCCTCGTTGACTCAAATTGGCGTTCTCAACTGGATGTTTGTCAACGTACCTGGGATTTGCACCCCGCAGGCAATCAACGGGTTCACCTGCCCAATCGCACGAGTGCACTTCAACGGGTCGATTCTCTGGGGCGTGGTAGGGCCATCGGAATTCTTTGGACCTAACGCCACATATCGGCCATTGGTTTGGGCATTTGCCGTCGGTGGGATTTTGCCTATTCCGCTGTGGCTATACGCACGCAAGAGAAAGGACTCCATCGTTCGCAAGATCAATCTTCCAGTCTTGTTCGGATCACTCGGATGGATTCCCCCGGCGACGGGCTTGAACTTCTCGGTTTGGGCTGTGGTGTGCTACGTGTTCAATTACCTCATCAAAAACCGAGCCGGAGCCTGGTGGGCGAAATATACCATGACGATGAGCGCCGCTCTGGATTCTGGCCTTGCCTTTGGGATAGTGGTGGTGTTCTTTGGTTTCATCTATCCGGGCTGGATGAAGGGCTTCTCTTGGTGGGGAACAGAGGTGTACAAGCAGGGCTGTGACTGGCAGGCTTGCAGCTATTTGGAGGTGCCTGATGGAGGCAGGTTCGGGCCTGATAGATGGTAATGTTTTTtaggagaagagggggtgaATGATGATGGAAACGTGGTTTATGAGATTATGCATCAGGTTCCTTTGGATCACACGCGAACACACCCTGATATTAGACAGGTAGCATAGAGATTTGGCGGCTTGCATTGGAAGGGGCGTTTTTGAATTGGATGAACTGGATTAACACACTCTTTACCAATCGTGACAAGGATTGGGCATCTCTGGTCTGATTTGGCATACTATAGGTACGGCAACCGTATCTCCCATCCTCGTCGAAACCGCAACTTCGATGAAACACCAGTCAACTCATATGCCAAGTTTTACGCTTCAAAGCTTCTTGAAGGCACGATAGCCTAAGCAAACGCCTTGCAGTCACCTTGTGAACATATGAACAGAGCTGCTGACCGACTAACCATCTAACAATCCGACTACACCACTATCGGAGCTTCCCCAGAGGGCATTTCACCCAAACAGGATGAGTTCTCGatcacatcaccacctccacttcACCTTGTCCCGACAGCTTGTGTTTGAGCCCCACCATAGCACTTCCCCCACAATTAAACACCCCGCAGATAATCACGGGAAGTCGCGACTTCCTTGCGTTTCCAGCGATTCAAACGCGTCTCTCAATTTActtttccagctcttccctccctccagcAACCAGCTGTGAAGCTTTGGCTCCCCCATTGTTTTTCGTTGAGCTGCCTGGGAGAGACAGCTTAGCTTGCGATCTTTCGTCTCTTACTTCGTCTTTGTCCATTGGCTGGCGATTCATCATTCCATCCGCGGTGTGTGCCTGCCCTGTCTTTCAGTGCGCGACAGCTTATTGGCCAATCGCACGACGACCGCTTCGCATCTCAACATTGCGTCTCATTCCGCCCTGGGTTCAAAATCATGGCTGGAGTTAAGAACGAGCCTGAGAACAACCCCGGTGGCAGCAGGGGCCTATCTCCAGCGACTCATTACCCAGAGTACTCCAGGTGCTGACGATAATGCGTTTATCAAGCCCGAGCCAGAGGTCTACTAGGCCATCAGTACCGCACCTTTGCTTTGCTTTTCCAATGCGGGTTGGTGTGTACAACCTCAAGGGTCAACTTGCAGAAATCTCGGTTTGTGTTGCTACCTTTTTTGTTTCATTACAGATGGGGTTTTTGATGATTGGTCATTTTCTTCTGTGGACTTGAAGCACTATGTTTGAGGTTGCCTTCAGCTTTTTCATCAATCAGTCGGACATTTCTACACACTCCGCCACTTTGTTCACATACCTTCTGTCGCTCATCTTGATAATTGCAATGTAATTTGTTCATGTCCCACTACCTTCCGATAACTTGATGTGCCCGTCAGGTCATCGGACACCACCTCTCCTTGCTTCTCAGTAGGTTGTGAGAAAATCGAGGGGACACTTGAAGTAAAGGGCTGTCTGCCATCTTTTGGCGCACCTGTAGGGCTTCTGGTTCGTACGCATAGTTCAGTGCTCTGGAGCCAGGCTGTTtagaccctaaccctgatTGATCAGTCTTCTGAAGCTACAACCCCAGCATGTTCGGTTCAGCGCGCTCCAACTGAACAACCACGCACATTAGCAATCCATGACCATGGCGCACATGAAGAATCCTCTCGCAACACCCGATCAGATATTTCGCCGAAGCTCATTGGACTCGCCCCCTACCGAACTTCGAGATGCGATATTTTTCTCGGCCCAGTGCCTTACCCAAGCAGCTGGCAtcctccttcagctcccCCAGTCCGTCACCGCGCAAGCCAATGTCCTCTTGGCGCGCTTCTGGCTTATAGAACCAATTATGTCACATGAGTTCAGCGTATGCTCGCCATCACCCCTCGCTCCCTTTTTTCTGTCTCCCATTCTAACGTTCATATATATGCCTTCAGGACGTATCAGCAGCTATTCTCTACACGGTCGCCAAAATCAGTCCCTGCCCTTGCACGCCCAGGGATCTATCCAACGTCTATGCCTACCTCCTCTCGAGCTCTTCCACGTTCCTATCTCCTCCTGGCAGCAACCCACCGAAGAACATCCCAGATGACTACTACCAATCCGAAACCTCCTACCAGGCTTTCCACTCGCGGATCCTGTCGCTGGAGCACCTCATCCTGTGTTCGTTGTCGTTCGACACGACGGTGTCGTTGCCGCATCCCCTCGCGATTACATACCTCCAGTCAATGGACTTTTTGTATGTccccaaggagaagatcacAAGGAGGGTGGTCGAGTATTTGAATACTGCTTTGCTGTCACCGCAGTTGCTGTGCCTGACGACTCAACCCAACGGGCTGGCAGTGGCGGCGATTTACAATGCGGCGAAGGATTTGGGAGCCAAGATGCCGGAGTGTGAGTGGTGGGAGGTATTTGATGTGGATAGAGAGGATCTGGGGTtcttggtggttgggatGAGAAGTTTGGaagggtgggttgggggtatgatgggggaggaaggggtgttggggaaaaagaaaaggggggggatgatAACGAGAAAGGAGGTGAGAGATATTTTGGGGGGGGACAGGCCgccgcaggaggaggaggaggatccaGAAGTtgtgatggcgaggaggatggatgAGAAGATGAGGGAGATTGAGGGGGATGCCGCGTGAGAGGCTGCGATGGTTTGTTTTTCATGATACCCTGTTTGAGCGAGGCGGAGGTTGATCAAATGATACGTGTCTGGCGGAGGTTGATATCACCTTGTTTCACAAATATGATTGAGTTCCGGGCATGCTTTCGGTTTACGTTTTTGGAGGCCGGCATAGTACCTTACGTGGGTAAGGTGAAGATCATCAACGGATACAGTGGGTCTCACGTTGGCATGTGTTCGTTGAACGTCTGGACTGGCCGCTAATATCACTCAAGAAGACAGGGTACATGCCTTCAAAAAAAGCTAAATCAACCAGGTATCATACGCCAAACTGTTAGCTGGGTCTATTCTCGTCAGACTTCCAGCTGCGCATCTTCCGGGGCCTCTACATGCCTACCTCACCTGAGGCTAGCATCCACGTACGCATTCCAACACTATTCCATCGAAAATCATCATGCTATAGACACCTTCCTTCTTTCTCATATCACACAAGCCCCCATAATTCAACCTTCACGATTAGCTCGCCCCCCAAGATTCCGCGAGATATACCCCACGATACCGAGCCTCATCATCTCTCAAGCGTTCTGCGCGGACTTACACGCCATCTGCTCTAGCTCCCAGACAAAACCCGCTTCACCAAGCCCCCAAAGAAatccacaacaccacaccctCTCTGGCATCCCGAAAGGCCAACCATGTGCTGCCCGGTACCGGCCGGGCGGTCCCCAGCATTCGGCCGCGCCGCTGCCGTCATGTCATCATGTTCAGCCTCCTCCCAGGAGCGCCGCCGAGCAAATCCCTAATCAAAAACAGGCAATCCGAGCCCATCCCATACAACCTATCACCGTCTCCATCGTTCTTATCCCcgtcttctccaaccccatccatTACATCACACAATTCTCACCCACCAAGCCACCAACCTATTCCGTCTTTTACTTACCCAACTAGCAAAACCAGTCCCCCTTTTCACCGCCATTATTTTCAACATTGTCAACATCTTGCTGGTCGTATTCTCTTTTTCCCCCGTTTTTCGGGAAATCATTTCCCCTCAtacccccccctctcccccctctttttGCCTCTCCCGACCCCAGAAACCGATGGCGATCCCCGATCCATCCCgcatttcttttcttttcttattACCCCAagcaaaggaaaaaaaaatggtTTCCCCGCTCCCCAGACCCAAACACCCCAGGATCTCAAGCCTAACCCCCCGCATTATCTCCGTGTTTCTCCGCTTATTTCCAGCTACATGACTTCGCAGAAGAGATCCACATGCCTCGGTGGTCTTCACAACTGCAACCACGAATGTGGAAATCCGGTGATGAGCGAGCGGACGGGTGCGTGGGCTGTGGGAacacacagcagcagcatgcaAAGTCTCCATGATAGTTGCATTGTGGGATTCCCACTCCATCGAGCGACTTTGCGCCAACGGCTGCAGGAAAGTCGGTCAGTCTAGTTCTGCGTGGTCATGAGATCAAGACCAGCCTCTGCTGGCTACATTCAAAACAGGCTTTTGTAAAGTATGTTTTGCTTGCATTGGACACACAAATATCTACATGTAATGTCAAACCGCAAAAGGTAAACTGGAAGCCAAAAGTTGAATACAACGCCGAGAACCCAACCTTTTTGTATGGCACAAATACACATTGTTGAACAACGTCGTAGGAAAAAAGAGGACATTGAACCTATTTTGAAATCCAATAGAAGACAGACACACCTAAATTCCAAAATACAAACCAGACCGTTTTTGATTCCCGTGTAATGTGGTCGATCGGCTAACATCCCAAAAAAAAGTTTCGTTCACAAGTTCATAAAAAACCCACCAtatccacccacccacagAAAGCCCGCCATCGCCACCCGCCGAGAGAAACCGAAGGAAAGCCCAACCTGACCATcaagaaaaaaacccaaccaaccatccaaaccccttccccccctccccctccccttcccttttGGGGTTTGAGAACAAGCCAGTGTGAAGAACGCCATCCAAAACAAAGACAACCAAAGCCCACCGTGTATGTATAGCGAGAATtagaaaataaatagaaGATATATATAAGTGTAGCTCGGCATTTGGGGCGAATGCCAAGAGATAAGGGGGTATATGGGCGAATATTGGGGAGCGTAAGACAGGCGGGTGTGCCGTCTAGAGCGCTAGGCCAGTGCCGTCACCTGTCCACCGGTACAAGGCCAGCAGCTCCCTCCGGCGTTGATGTTGCTCGCCGAGGTCCTCGGGAACACGGCCCCGAACTTGGGCCAGAGCGCTGCGCATGACCCTGCTGAAGTTGCGCTGGTACTCTGTGTTGAGTGTCACGACGCAGGCCTCGTGGGCGCGGATGATTGTCTCGCAGGCCTTGACCACGCTTGGTGACGCCTCCAGCTGCAGCTTATCGGCAATCAGTAGGAGAAGAAACGAGCCTTGGAGAAGGTAGATGCCGAAGAAGAAAGGCATAAACTCAAGACCGGGGTCAAACTCCAGGATGTTGCTAATGGCCTCGGCGGCTGAGACAGCATGCCCAGTGGCGGTGATGAAGCCCTGGCTACTGATCCAGAGGTCATTGTCATCGAGAAGGTTGATAGGATCCCACTTGCCGGTAAGGAGGATGTGTAGTACGTGCATGACATGAGTTCCGTAGGCCATGACGATGCGAGTTTGAATGTCGCTCTCTGTCATCCGGCTAGAGTTGGTGTGGACGCTGTGAACGCTATGTACCGATGGGGTGCCAATATCAGTAGGCATATCGTTGGCCGTAGGAACACCGGCAGCCTCGGCGGCTTTCTCATCGGCAGCTTGCGCTTGCGCACTGAGGCTCAGGTTGCGCTGCTCGAATCTCTTCAAGCTCCGCTCATAGATTTCGAGATGCCGAGTGATTTCTGATGTCTGATCGTCCCACTCCCGTGAGGAGCGGAAGCCAACACCAAAGCGGGGGTGGTTCCTGGCGTGGTGAAGGTCGACAATCTCGCCGAGAATGGTCATCAGGGGAAGGAAGTAGCCATAGATGCTGTGGCCTGTGCATTCGAAGCAGGGCCCTCGGCCGCGAACGCTTTGAGAAGACTCGGGGTCTGAAGCGAGCACATTGGGGTCCGTGTAGGCATGGAAAATGCCGTTTTGATAGTCGGTGTCGTCCATTGGCTGATACAGACCATCGCACTCAATATCAAGGAGGAACAGGGGGCGATTGTAGCAGAGAGCGAGGTGGCGGTCAACAATGTAGACGATCCACCAGATCCGTCGTCTTTCCTCACGCTCCTCTTCCGTGATAACTCCCTGAAGACTCCCAATCTCTCCACgctcttcgccttcttcgcTGTCGGTAGAGCCGCCCTGACGGGTGGATGGAGCGTTTTGAGGCAGCTCGCGACCGAGCTTGAGCTCACGGGCCAATGACCAAGCGGCGTTCCACCACCGAAGACTGGCGCCCTTGTATTCGCTGGCAGAGACCACTGTGGCCAGGTGGATGTAGGTAACCACATCGTCAAGAGAGCCGGCAGCGCCGAACGCCCCGGACTCGCCTGTGAGAGCGTCCATGCTGATGGAGCCAGGAAGCGCCACACCGAGACCGCCTAGGGCCACACCATCCACAATGGGGCTCGAGACTGGCGACGCCTCTTCGGAGGGCGTGTGGATCAAGGGCTTGAGCAGGCTGACGGTGAGCTCAAGAAGCTTCTGGCAAATCTTGCCGCGCGCCGAGGGGACGCTCGTCAAGAAAGGAGCTTCGCTGGTTTGGGCAGCAACCCAAAGCATGCTTGCTAAGAGAGCTGGTTGGCACTGACGAGGCTTAGTAGGGTGCAGGAACGACCGTTTTCGGAACACGAACCCCAGAACGTATGGCGACATGGGGTGCATCTgggctgatgatgagctcGCAAAGTAGAGATCAATGAGATCGCAGGCCAAGGAG is a window of Podospora pseudopauciseta strain CBS 411.78 chromosome 1, whole genome shotgun sequence DNA encoding:
- a CDS encoding hypothetical protein (EggNog:ENOG503NUA6; COG:T), coding for MSSSGGRQGPLAPAPANKLDAPDLQSIPLQPLVPGSAAEREGKGPTPSPASQFSIHSPSIHNHARESDQSQVTLLPADSHGSRSRFTTNTPTAADESDSDSDSDTYSEPVSASGFGYDDFDENEFHELENFSQQPAPMTQDMPPLRSTAGFQSPSYGSVTPRGSNESIPDPEVEGSAAHQRQESSGYGSRRSTRDFESRRRRTSSQARSLSVTMRKSSRQSLGSSTTVGGLEGRFGTTETSLLNDLTENHTATADEMDDDDSRSYIFESEIDEGDENDPPDNSPYAQVRASVAPTDNTSLSINTPRMWALSILFSFLGSSTNLFFSLRYPSVAITPVIALLLVHPLGLLWDYLLKRSDDPPDEYVDGFRSENASIYSSEYPSPHIIPWERRGVLDKIRLWLSQGRWNEKEHSCVYVSSNVSFGFAFATDVIVEQTQFYKQEASITYQILLTFSTQILGYTFAGLTRRFLVRPSGMIWPGTLMSAAMFTTLHKEENKEANGWRISRWKFFYAVWFGAFVFYFLPGLLMPALSYFNVITWFAPKNVVVANLFGVVSGLGLFPMTFDWAQIAYIGSPLLTPFWAAMNVVGGLVIVMWIIAPIAYYSNWLYSSYMPILSAAVFDNTGSVYDVGRVLTKDFLFDREAYSNYSRVFLPITYVLSYGVQFAGLAALITHTVCWHGKDIWRQWKRSVEEASAETKGTYEPVAGVHEDRPRRGSGRGRVPATEPARSSLSIDNLMTREDVHNRLMKRYKDAPMLWYLITFVSMTAVGIFIVEYYPIHLPWYGLLLALGICSVLFIPIGIIMAVTNQHSSIYLICQLVAGALFPGRPVANMVFVTYGYISSAQGIKFAADLKLGHYMKIPPRILFAVQMVATIVSSLTQIGVLNWMFVNVPGICTPQAINGFTCPIARVHFNGSILWGVVGPSEFFGPNATYRPLVWAFAVGGILPIPLWLYARKRKDSIVRKINLPVLFGSLGWIPPATGLNFSVWAVVCYVFNYLIKNRAGAWWAKYTMTMSAALDSGLAFGIVVVFFGFIYPGWMKGFSWWGTEVYKQGCDWQACSYLEVPDGGRFGPDRW
- a CDS encoding hypothetical protein (COG:D; COG:K; COG:L; EggNog:ENOG503Q4MK), whose protein sequence is MTMAHMKNPLATPDQIFRRSSLDSPPTELRDAIFFSAQCLTQAAGILLQLPQSVTAQANVLLARFWLIEPIMSHEFSDVSAAILYTVAKISPCPCTPRDLSNVYAYLLSSSSTFLSPPGSNPPKNIPDDYYQSETSYQAFHSRILSLEHLILCSLSFDTTVSLPHPLAITYLQSMDFLYVPKEKITRRVVEYLNTALLSPQLLCLTTQPNGLAVAAIYNAAKDLGAKMPECEWWEVFDVDREDLGFLVVGMRSLEGWVGGMMGEEGVLGKKKRGGMITRKEVRDILGGDRPPQEEEEDPEVVMARRMDEKMREIEGDAA
- the XLR1 gene encoding Xylanolytic transcriptional activator xlnR (COG:K; EggNog:ENOG503NVT6): MLSNPLHRFSPYHAIPANTLMSNGHVPAGHLHPGGLDGLAPGSHYALQQLQQHVGVHNPHLARAGSQQKHRQHPYGPSSRATGAAGPIRRRISRACDQCNQLRTKCDGQHPCAHCIEFGLGCEYIRERKKRGKASRKDLAQQAAQQAAAAASSNGQKSPSQGGENGQATENGSDTPSTTKQERQSSSDEKPGNDAEEAIRSQRTGSMDSLAEIAAHQAHMTSHPGGMDRDHLDSPSALDLNGYGNVHPAYERQMGGHMMNGPPHAAYGSAQSGMSSYPDLPYALQTQSPTGYSAGGPNGFRLGNSPLSAYPMGGEPTSPGWMNMSSPPPQFASHVPQNNYSHSPLRYPVLEPLVPHLGNMIPLSLACDLIDLYFASSSSAQMHPMSPYVLGFVFRKRSFLHPTKPRQCQPALLASMLWVAAQTSEAPFLTSVPSARGKICQKLLELTVSLLKPLIHTPSEEASPVSSPIVDGVALGGLGVALPGSISMDALTGESGAFGAAGSLDDVVTYIHLATVVSASEYKGASLRWWNAAWSLARELKLGRELPQNAPSTRQGGSTDSEEGEERGEIGSLQGVITEEEREERRRIWWIVYIVDRHLALCYNRPLFLLDIECDGLYQPMDDTDYQNGIFHAYTDPNVLASDPESSQSVRGRGPCFECTGHSIYGYFLPLMTILGEIVDLHHARNHPRFGVGFRSSREWDDQTSEITRHLEIYERSLKRFEQRNLSLSAQAQAADEKAAEAAGVPTANDMPTDIGTPSVHSVHSVHTNSSRMTESDIQTRIVMAYGTHVMHVLHILLTGKWDPINLLDDNDLWISSQGFITATGHAVSAAEAISNILEFDPGLEFMPFFFGIYLLQGSFLLLLIADKLQLEASPSVVKACETIIRAHEACVVTLNTEYQRNFSRVMRSALAQVRGRVPEDLGEQHQRRRELLALYRWTGDGTGLAL